Proteins encoded by one window of Cyanobium sp. NS01:
- a CDS encoding glycosyltransferase, with amino-acid sequence MRLPWAVALLALLAGRYWWWRLTSTLVLDDWLSGSMSVLVLLAETWLLAHSFLQLGFSLAPDPRITPRADRAAARLQRRLEPAGSASLPLPWVDVLIPTCGEPLELVERCLLGCLALTYPRAQVWLLDDAARPELKALCRRLGCRYSFRRGREHAKAGNLNHVLPLLQGELIAVFDADVVPLNTFLLRSVGLFDEPRVALVQSPQTYMTADPVIRNLRLEGWLMPDEESFYRWIEPVRQGVGAVVCAGTSFLVRRSALLAVGGFDTGTSSEDLATGIRLTAAGGECVYLPEKLSAGLAPFTASALVRQRCRWASGTLQTLRTGASPLRIAGLTPLQRLAFLEGILHWFNALPQLLLALMPLMIGVLGVLPLQITAAGLLRYALPFFGAQLLLARWFSNQARTGLLPELYRWIVLIPLVATICRWALQRPLRFQVTPKALAIAGRQAADPRLWLPLLVLLLLQLLALLNLFGWAQDPTGPALAPVTPASLALGVSWSLINALLLLLALRCCWDRPRRSALPWFAVREPACLDGQPVLLRAISEEGVELALAPGARQAGQVALSLAGPASLLQLTWGQECWPLQLAACRGHRLGALWSGLSPRQQRTLQQRLYRQSGLWPHRRAPFEPLALLAVLGRLLSPIPPDDWFRRSLVPIQLTAPARSQRPVPPRAYPTAELAV; translated from the coding sequence ATGCGTCTCCCCTGGGCCGTGGCCCTGCTGGCCCTGCTGGCTGGCCGTTACTGGTGGTGGCGCCTCACCAGCACCCTGGTGCTGGACGACTGGCTCAGCGGCTCGATGAGTGTGCTGGTGCTGCTCGCCGAGACCTGGCTGCTGGCCCACAGCTTCCTGCAGCTCGGCTTCAGCCTTGCCCCTGACCCGCGCATCACCCCTCGGGCGGATCGGGCAGCCGCCCGGTTGCAGCGTCGTCTGGAGCCCGCGGGATCCGCCTCGCTGCCCCTGCCCTGGGTGGATGTGCTGATTCCCACCTGCGGGGAACCACTGGAGCTGGTGGAGCGCTGCCTGCTGGGCTGCCTGGCGCTCACCTATCCCCGGGCCCAGGTGTGGCTGCTGGACGATGCCGCTCGTCCTGAGCTGAAGGCGCTCTGCCGGCGGCTGGGCTGCCGCTACAGCTTCCGCCGGGGCCGCGAGCATGCCAAGGCCGGCAACCTCAACCACGTGCTGCCCCTGCTGCAGGGCGAGCTGATCGCCGTGTTCGATGCCGACGTGGTGCCGCTCAACACGTTCCTGCTGCGCAGCGTGGGGCTGTTCGATGAGCCCCGGGTGGCGCTGGTGCAGTCGCCCCAGACCTACATGACCGCCGATCCGGTGATCCGCAACCTGCGGCTGGAGGGCTGGCTGATGCCCGACGAGGAGAGCTTCTACCGCTGGATCGAACCGGTGCGCCAGGGCGTCGGCGCTGTGGTGTGCGCCGGCACGTCGTTCCTGGTGCGCCGTTCGGCCCTGCTGGCCGTGGGGGGCTTCGACACGGGCACCTCCTCGGAGGACCTGGCCACCGGCATCCGGCTGACGGCGGCGGGTGGGGAGTGCGTGTATCTGCCCGAAAAGCTGAGCGCCGGGTTGGCGCCGTTCACGGCCTCGGCCCTGGTGCGCCAGCGCTGCCGCTGGGCCAGCGGCACCCTCCAGACCCTGCGCACCGGCGCCAGTCCGCTGCGCATTGCCGGGCTGACGCCCCTGCAGCGGCTTGCCTTTCTGGAGGGCATCCTGCACTGGTTCAACGCCCTGCCGCAGCTGCTGCTGGCCCTGATGCCGCTGATGATCGGCGTGCTGGGCGTGCTGCCTCTGCAGATCACCGCCGCAGGCCTGCTGCGCTATGCCCTGCCCTTCTTTGGCGCCCAGCTGCTGCTGGCCCGCTGGTTCAGCAACCAGGCCCGTACCGGCCTGCTGCCTGAGCTCTACCGCTGGATCGTGTTGATCCCGCTGGTGGCGACGATCTGCCGCTGGGCCCTGCAGCGCCCGCTGCGCTTCCAGGTGACCCCCAAGGCTCTGGCCATAGCCGGCAGGCAGGCCGCCGATCCCCGCCTCTGGCTGCCGTTGCTGGTGCTGCTGCTGTTGCAGTTGCTGGCCCTGCTCAATCTGTTCGGCTGGGCGCAGGATCCCACTGGGCCGGCGCTGGCGCCGGTCACCCCTGCCAGCCTGGCTCTGGGGGTGAGCTGGAGCCTGATCAACGCCCTGCTGTTGCTGCTCGCCCTGCGCTGCTGCTGGGACCGTCCGCGACGTTCCGCTCTGCCCTGGTTCGCCGTGCGTGAACCCGCCTGCCTGGATGGCCAGCCGGTGCTGCTGCGGGCGATCAGCGAGGAGGGGGTGGAGCTGGCCCTGGCTCCAGGTGCTCGGCAGGCTGGCCAGGTGGCGCTCTCCTTGGCTGGTCCTGCCTCACTGCTGCAGCTCACCTGGGGCCAGGAGTGCTGGCCCCTGCAGCTGGCGGCGTGCCGCGGCCATCGCCTCGGAGCCCTCTGGAGTGGCCTCAGCCCCCGCCAGCAGCGGACCCTGCAGCAGCGGCTCTACCGCCAGAGCGGCCTCTGGCCCCACCGGCGGGCGCCGTTTGAGCCACTGGCCCTGCTGGCGGTGCTGGGCCGTCTGCTCAGCCCTATTCCCCCCGACGACTGGTTCCGGCGCAGCCTGGTGCCGATCCAGCTGACCGCCCCCGCCCGGTCCCAGCGGCCGGTGCCGCCACGGGCCTACCCCACGGCCGAGCTGGCGGTGTAA
- a CDS encoding type II toxin-antitoxin system PemK/MazF family toxin, with translation MTALLLSRGTVVTVASAGVYSGKPRPTVVVQADRWLQAHPSVTLCPLTSTLLEAPLVHIAVAPSDRNGLRKPCQLMVDKLFTVPVVAIGGILGQLEPQRLIELDLALRGWLELP, from the coding sequence ATGACGGCGCTGCTCTTGAGCCGCGGCACCGTGGTGACTGTGGCCAGTGCCGGGGTGTACTCGGGCAAGCCCAGGCCGACAGTTGTGGTTCAAGCTGATCGCTGGCTGCAGGCGCACCCCAGCGTCACGCTCTGCCCGCTCACCAGCACCCTGTTGGAGGCCCCACTGGTGCACATCGCTGTGGCACCAAGCGATCGCAACGGCCTGCGCAAGCCATGTCAGCTGATGGTGGACAAGTTGTTCACTGTTCCGGTCGTTGCCATCGGCGGCATCCTGGGCCAACTGGAGCCCCAGCGGCTCATCGAGCTGGACCTGGCCCTGCGTGGCTGGCTGGAGCTGCCATGA
- the maeA gene encoding oxaloacetate-decarboxylating malate dehydrogenase yields the protein MFFRIHHTLHYHYDQPVFLEPHTLRLTPRQSATQRLLSHTLTVREPPAGSTPVEEPGGADTTEIWFTGLRQELWIHTTTVVETLRRNPFDWILTDPSAQTLPLRYPPATAAALAPFLGQAEPSVAAWAAELAAEAGQRSTDLLLLLADRIHHGFEHIGRFDGEPMAPADTLAQRRGACRDTAMLYVAACRSLGLAARFVSGYSMHHPPEVSEHELHAWAEVWLPGGGWRAYDPSLGLAVADGHVTLVTAADHHLAAPVSGHYRGTGVGSHMHYRVRVEAGPDPEGFQPRQGMAVLADPRLNRDTAFSPEERRSLQLEARLPAAVESLEQQVERVWQGFAGLQGSLERFTYLDRLRRSNRTLFHAFLQEHIEAALPVVYTPTVGRVIQGFSYSHQPPDLGAYLTPEMEPRLPELLRQAAEGPVDLMLITDAEGILGLGDQGVGGIHICQGKLAVYTLCSGLHPGRVLAVALDVGTDNAALLNDPLYLGRRQPRLRGEAYDRFLDAVVAAAQQVFPGVFLHWEDFGKLQARRVLDRYREQAPSFNDDIQGTSGVAAAAVLAACRGLGTGLAEQRIVIFGAGTAGCGIAERLLRLLQAAGLSALQARQRIWGLDRRGLIVAAPGSEPPAALARPAEEAERFSRNGQGQIGLLQVVQQVRPTVLIGTSTVAGAFDQAVVEAMAAGTERPVILPLSNPTNLAEASPADLLAWSGGRALVATGSPFAPVPWDGQERVIGQCNNCFLYPGLGFACVAVGATRVSEAMIDAALEALASTIPAARDPLEPLMPPLTRVQAVSRAVAEAVALMAVQQGLTERASTPAEALQCLDAARWEPRYTASSAVG from the coding sequence ATGTTCTTCCGGATCCACCACACCCTCCACTACCACTACGACCAACCCGTGTTCCTGGAGCCGCACACCCTGCGGCTCACCCCCCGGCAGAGCGCCACGCAGCGGCTGCTGAGCCACACCCTCACAGTGCGGGAACCGCCGGCCGGCAGCACGCCAGTGGAGGAGCCCGGCGGCGCCGACACCACTGAGATCTGGTTCACGGGCCTGCGCCAGGAGCTCTGGATCCACACCACCACCGTGGTGGAAACGCTGCGCCGCAACCCCTTCGACTGGATCCTCACCGATCCCAGCGCCCAGACCCTGCCCCTGCGCTACCCCCCCGCCACCGCGGCGGCCCTGGCCCCCTTCCTGGGCCAGGCGGAGCCGAGCGTGGCGGCCTGGGCCGCAGAGCTGGCGGCCGAGGCCGGCCAGCGCAGCACGGATCTGCTGCTGTTGCTGGCCGACCGCATCCACCACGGCTTCGAGCACATCGGTCGCTTCGACGGCGAACCGATGGCGCCCGCTGACACCCTGGCCCAGCGCCGCGGCGCCTGCCGCGACACGGCCATGCTCTACGTGGCGGCCTGCCGCAGCCTCGGCCTGGCGGCCCGCTTCGTGAGCGGCTACTCGATGCACCACCCGCCAGAGGTGAGCGAGCACGAGCTGCATGCCTGGGCGGAGGTGTGGCTCCCCGGCGGCGGCTGGCGCGCCTACGACCCCAGCCTCGGCCTGGCCGTGGCCGATGGCCACGTCACCCTGGTGACGGCCGCCGATCACCACCTGGCGGCGCCCGTGAGCGGCCACTACCGGGGCACCGGTGTGGGCTCCCACATGCACTACCGGGTGAGAGTGGAAGCGGGGCCTGATCCCGAGGGATTCCAGCCGCGCCAGGGCATGGCCGTGCTGGCCGACCCACGGCTGAACCGCGACACCGCCTTCAGCCCCGAGGAGCGGCGCAGCCTGCAGCTGGAGGCCCGGCTGCCAGCAGCGGTGGAGAGCCTCGAGCAGCAGGTGGAACGGGTGTGGCAGGGCTTCGCTGGCCTGCAGGGCAGCCTCGAGCGCTTCACCTACCTGGACCGGCTGCGCCGCAGCAACCGAACCCTCTTCCACGCCTTTCTGCAGGAGCACATCGAGGCGGCCCTGCCCGTGGTGTACACCCCCACCGTGGGGCGGGTGATCCAGGGCTTCAGCTACAGCCACCAGCCGCCTGACCTGGGCGCCTACCTCACGCCGGAGATGGAACCGCGGCTGCCCGAGCTGCTGCGCCAGGCCGCCGAAGGCCCGGTGGATCTGATGCTGATCACCGATGCGGAAGGAATCCTGGGGCTGGGCGACCAGGGCGTGGGCGGCATCCACATCTGCCAGGGCAAGCTGGCCGTCTACACCCTCTGCAGCGGCCTCCACCCGGGCCGGGTGCTGGCGGTGGCGCTCGATGTCGGCACCGACAACGCCGCCCTGCTGAACGATCCCCTTTACCTCGGCAGGCGTCAGCCGCGGCTGCGGGGCGAGGCCTACGACCGCTTCCTTGACGCCGTCGTGGCGGCGGCCCAGCAGGTGTTCCCGGGCGTGTTTCTGCACTGGGAGGACTTCGGCAAGCTCCAGGCCCGGCGGGTACTGGATCGCTACCGCGAGCAGGCCCCCAGCTTCAACGACGACATCCAGGGCACCAGCGGCGTGGCGGCGGCGGCGGTGCTGGCGGCCTGCCGGGGGCTGGGCACCGGTCTGGCCGAGCAGCGCATCGTGATCTTCGGTGCCGGCACAGCCGGCTGCGGCATCGCCGAACGGCTGCTGAGGCTGCTGCAGGCCGCCGGCCTGAGCGCCCTCCAGGCCCGCCAGAGGATCTGGGGCCTCGATCGCCGCGGGCTGATCGTGGCAGCGCCTGGATCAGAACCCCCCGCCGCCCTGGCCCGGCCTGCCGAGGAAGCGGAGCGCTTCAGCCGCAACGGCCAGGGGCAGATCGGGCTGCTGCAGGTGGTGCAGCAGGTGCGGCCCACCGTGCTGATCGGCACCTCCACCGTGGCCGGCGCCTTCGACCAGGCAGTGGTGGAGGCGATGGCCGCCGGCACCGAGCGCCCCGTGATCCTGCCCCTCTCCAACCCCACCAACCTGGCCGAGGCCAGCCCCGCCGATCTGCTCGCCTGGAGTGGCGGCAGGGCCCTGGTGGCCACGGGCAGCCCCTTCGCCCCGGTGCCCTGGGACGGCCAGGAGCGCGTGATCGGACAGTGCAACAACTGCTTCCTCTACCCCGGCCTGGGCTTTGCCTGTGTGGCCGTGGGCGCGACCCGGGTGAGTGAGGCCATGATCGATGCGGCCCTGGAAGCCCTGGCGTCCACCATTCCCGCCGCCCGGGATCCGCTGGAGCCGCTGATGCCACCCCTCACCCGGGTGCAGGCCGTGTCCCGGGCGGTGGCGGAGGCGGTGGCCCTGATGGCCGTGCAGCAGGGGCTGACGGAGCGGGCCAGCACGCCGGCCGAGGCGCTCCAGTGTCTCGATGCAGCCCGGTGGGAGCCCCGTTACACCGCCAGCTCGGCCGTGGGGTAG